The nucleotide sequence GTTGGGTTGACTATGAATCAAAAAGAGGAAATCACGTATAATAGTCCACAAAActacaatcagtttcagggaagaGCTCAGTTCAACAGAAACTTCAATAGTCCGTATAATCTTCAAGGGCAGCAAGGATCTAGGTTTGAACTGGGTTCTAGTGGGGCTTTCAACTACAAGCTCCGGGGTACTTCCAAAAACCCTAAGTTGTGGAAATGAAGTCTAATTTAGAGGTTATGATGGAGAAGCTTGTGTTGTCTCAGTCTCAGCTCGTTACTACTGTTACACTCAGACGAATGAGAAGAACGAGCAATTGTTTAGGAACCAACATGCCGCGATTAAGAATTTAGAGAAACAGATTGGTCAGATTTCAAATCAGAGGAGTGAGAGAAAACTGGGGGAGTTACCTAGCAACAAAGATACTAACCCGAAGAACAGGCACGTTAATGTTATCATCACCCGTAGTAGTTTAGCATATGATCAACCGAAGAAGCCCGAAGAGTATGATTTGCAGGTTCTTTTAGTTAAGAAAAGTGAACCAGTTATTGATAGCGAACCGAAAgtggaaaaggagccggaacaggtgattgaaaaGGACGTAAAGTTATcggaaactgttgctgctaaactggtagtcaaagcttatcaaccactgctcccattcccgaggatgCAAATATTGGAGAAATTGGAGGCTgagaagtccaagttcatggacttgattaaaaaagttaacataattttgccttttattgatgtgattgtagGTATGCCgatgtatgcaaggtttcttaacaATTTGATCACTAAccggaagaagctggagaacatgTCTTCAGTTAAGTTGAACTCCGCATGTTCAGAGGTAGTGGCAAACAAGCTTcctgagaagcttgaggatcctcgAAGTTTCACCATCTCAAGTTTACTCGGTAACTTAGACTGTATaagggcgttggcagatttgggggctagcattaatttgatgccttattctTTCTATCTAAAGCTAGACctcggggagttaaaacccact is from Rutidosis leptorrhynchoides isolate AG116_Rl617_1_P2 chromosome 10, CSIRO_AGI_Rlap_v1, whole genome shotgun sequence and encodes:
- the LOC139870490 gene encoding uncharacterized protein codes for the protein MSSVKLNSACSEVVANKLPEKLEDPRSFTISSLLGNLDCIRALADLGASINLMPYSFYLKLDLGELKPTRMAIHIADRSIKFSRGIIENMLGKTGSLVFPTDFVVLDMEVDKRIPLILGRPF